The Coffea arabica cultivar ET-39 chromosome 2c, Coffea Arabica ET-39 HiFi, whole genome shotgun sequence genome includes the window CCATCTAAAAGCATTTAGCCAGAGATCTCAATGGCCTTGACCTCAGGCTTCTTCGCTTCCTCTTTCGGCACAGTGACGGTGAGCACACCATTCTCCATGCTAGCCCTCACCTGATCCGCCTTGGCATTCTCCGGCAGCCTGAACCTGCGCCCGAATCTCCCGCTCCTCCTCTCTACCATCTGCCACTTGTCATTCTTCTCCTCTTGCTCCCGCCTCCTCTCTCCGCTAATCTGCAACACCCGGCATTCCTCAACTTCCACCTTCACTTCCTCCTTCCTCAGCCCCGAAAGATCGGCTTTGTAGACGTGAGCTTCCG containing:
- the LOC113730419 gene encoding 17.5 kDa class I heat shock protein-like, producing MSLIRSLFGGRRGNVFDPYSLDVWDPFVGLAFTDASLANVPNTASETYAFARPRIDWKETPEAHVYKADLSGLRKEEVKVEVEECRVLQISGERRREQEEKNDKWQMVERRSGRFGRRFRLPENAKADQVRASMENGVLTVTVPKEEAKKPEVKAIEISG